From one Triticum urartu cultivar G1812 chromosome 3, Tu2.1, whole genome shotgun sequence genomic stretch:
- the LOC125543899 gene encoding probable ADP-ribosylation factor GTPase-activating protein AGD14 isoform X2, with amino-acid sequence MASRVKEDEKNERVIRGLLKLPANKRCINCNNLGPQYVCTNFWTFVCTNCSGAHREFTHRVKSVSMAKFTAQEVTALQGGGNERAREIFFKEWDSQRNPYPDSGNTDKLRNFIKHVYVERRYTGERSSDRPPRGKDDKDEHSENRRSDGNRGGSRSPPYNESYSDRRSYSGRSDDRNSRHSYGERSPGYDQNDYKKSPRHFEVVDDRSGKTTPVQRFEDRRFSEPRKPETGSPNYQREANGSSPPVVRPVREILGDDAPQLRIGEPPKPNVVRPIDPPKPNGTRTIEPPPQAQRTSTASSIGSSEGISEQAKAATPVSLIDFGADPEPTASAPPSQTAPTPQQQPVSAQPINATAPQHVLEQGKSAPSVSGGDWASFDAFGQQQQTPQAGSTVNPLESVLAQLSFSETPSASNTSAFSTSVDPQANGGQFSMIDPSHSSLFGPPVGISGNQVSTGMPVQGSAVHQSAVAASMGGLPSHLPSNSQGTSGIQEATSSHDSKSSGRTALPVDFFTSLYPSATPAMPGWQRAPQSGMGFGMQYPAAMGMHSYPQAAFSQPTYQQPTYQQPMYQQPTYQQPTYQQPVYQQNAYPQPAKASNPFDLGNEAAPIQAHMSLSGPLGASAGATNPTLVGNSSFGVPPQQPQQMYRPSVHQNHYMMQHVSNNMPEQLPNGMLPRQQGGAGSLGIGYDQQAAPRYSQPNTPPSYGAVGGNPFG; translated from the exons ATGGCGAGCCGGGTGAAGGAGGACGAGAAGAACGAGCGGGTCATACGCGGTCTGCTCAAGCTGCCCGCCAACAAGAGGTGCATCAACTGCAACAATTTG GGACCACAATATGTGTGCACAAATTTCTGGACCTTCGTTTGTACCAATTGCAGTGGAGCACA CCGAGAGTTCACTCACCGGGTGAAATCTGTTTCCATGGCTAAATTTACTGCACAAGAAGTCACTGCTCTACAAGGAGGAGGAAATGAG CGTGCTAGAGAAATATTTTTCAAGGAGTGGGATTCTCAGCGCAATCCATACCCTGACAGCGG TAATACGGACAAATTGAGGAATTTCATCAAGCATGTTTACGTGGAGCGGAGATATACAGGAGAAAGAAGCTCTGATAGACCACCGAGGGGAAAG GACGATAAGGATGAACATAGCGAAAATAGAAGATCTGATGGAAATCGGGGTGGTTCAAGAAGTCCACCATACAATGAAAGTTACTCTGACCGTCGGAGTTATAGTGGACGGAGTGATGACAGAAATTCCAGACATTCCTATGGAGAACGTAGTCCTGGCTATGACCAGAATGACTATAAGAAAAGCCCCCGCCACTTTGAAGTTGTCGATGATAGATCTGGGAAAACAACTCCAGTTCAAAGGTTCGAGGACCGCAGGTTTTCTGAACCACGGAAGCCAGAAACTGGGTCTCCAAATTACCAGAGAGAAGCCAACGGATCTAGTCCTCCTGTTGTACGGCCAGTGAGGGAGATATTGGGTGATGATGCTCCTCAACTTCGGATTGGCGAACCTCCAAAGCCGAATGTAGTCAGACCGATTGACCCTCCAAAACCAAATGGAACCAGGACCATTGAGCCTCCACCTCAGGCACAG AGGACATCTACTGCCAGCAGTATTGGTTCTTCCGAGGGGATTTCGGAACAGGCGAAGGCAGCAACTCCAGTCAGTTTAATTGATTTTGGTGCAGATCCTGAACCTACTGCATCTGCCCCGCCATCACAGACAGCCCCTACACCCCAGCAGCAGCCAGTTAGTGCACAGCCTATTAACGCAACAGCGCCGCAACATGTTCTTGAACAAGGCAAAAGTGCTCCATCAGTGAGCGGCGGTGATTGGGCATCTTTTGATGCTTTTGGCCAGCAGCAACAAACACCACAAGCAGGCAGCACCGTAAATCCGCTTGAGTCTGTGCTTGCACAACTATCATTCTCCGAAACACCCTCTGCCTCCAATACGTCAGCCTTTTCAACTTCTGTTGATCCGCAAGCAAATGGAGGACAGTTTTCCATGATAGATCCATCACATTCTTCATTATTTGGTCCACCCGTTGGAATCTCAGGCAATCAG GTCTCAACAGGAATGCCTGTCCAAGGATCTGCAGTTCATCAATCTGCGGTGGCTGCCTCTATGGGTGGTCTTCCATCTCATTTGCCTTCAAATTCTCAAGGAACCAGTGGTATTCAAGAAGCAACGTCTTCTCATGACAGCAAATCCAGTGGGCGGACAGCACTTCCAGTG GATTTCTTTACTTCACTATATCCATCAGCAACTCCAGCAATGCCTGGCTGGCAGAGAGCTCCCCAGTCTGGAATGGGATTTGGTATGCAGTATCCTGCTGCAATG GGAATGCATTCATATCCTCAGGCAGCATTTTCTCAACCTACGTATCAACAACCTACATATCAACAACCTATGTATCAGCAACCTACATACCAACAACCTACGTATCAACAGCCTGTATATCAGCAAAATGCGTATCCCCAACCTGCGAAAGCTTCAAACCCTTTTGACCTCGGAAATGAGGCAGCTCCAATTCAAGCTCACATG TCCCTATCTGGACCACTGGGAGCATCAGCAGGCGCTACTAACCCAACATTAGTTGGTAACTCTAGTTTTGGAGTTCCACCTCAGCAGCCTCAGCAGATGTATCGGCCATCTGTACATCAAA ACCATTACATGATGCAGCATGTTTCAAACAACATGCCTGAGCAGCTACCTAATGGCATGCTTCCAAG GCAACAAGGAGGTGCTGGTTCCCTCGGCATCGGCTATGATCAACAAGCTGCTCCTAGGTATTCCCAGCCAAACACCCCACCTTCCTATGGTGCTGTGGGTGGAAATCCTTTTGGGTAA
- the LOC125543899 gene encoding probable ADP-ribosylation factor GTPase-activating protein AGD14 isoform X1 — translation MASRVKEDEKNERVIRGLLKLPANKRCINCNNLGPQYVCTNFWTFVCTNCSGAHREFTHRVKSVSMAKFTAQEVTALQGGGNERAREIFFKEWDSQRNPYPDSGNTDKLRNFIKHVYVERRYTGERSSDRPPRGKDDKDEHSENRRSDGNRGGSRSPPYNESYSDRRSYSGRSDDRNSRHSYGERSPGYDQNDYKKSPRHFEVVDDRSGKTTPVQRFEDRRFSEPRKPETGSPNYQREANGSSPPVVRPVREILGDDAPQLRIGEPPKPNVVRPIDPPKPNGTRTIEPPPQAQRTSTASSIGSSEGISEQAKAATPVSLIDFGADPEPTASAPPSQTAPTPQQQPVSAQPINATAPQHVLEQGKSAPSVSGGDWASFDAFGQQQQTPQAGSTVNPLESVLAQLSFSETPSASNTSAFSTSVDPQANGGQFSMIDPSHSSLFGPPVGISGNQVSTGMPVQGSAVHQSAVAASMGGLPSHLPSNSQGTSGIQEATSSHDSKSSGRTALPVDFFTSLYPSATPAMPGWQRAPQSGMGFGMQYPAAMLQGMHSYPQAAFSQPTYQQPTYQQPMYQQPTYQQPTYQQPVYQQNAYPQPAKASNPFDLGNEAAPIQAHMSLSGPLGASAGATNPTLVGNSSFGVPPQQPQQMYRPSVHQNHYMMQHVSNNMPEQLPNGMLPRQQGGAGSLGIGYDQQAAPRYSQPNTPPSYGAVGGNPFG, via the exons ATGGCGAGCCGGGTGAAGGAGGACGAGAAGAACGAGCGGGTCATACGCGGTCTGCTCAAGCTGCCCGCCAACAAGAGGTGCATCAACTGCAACAATTTG GGACCACAATATGTGTGCACAAATTTCTGGACCTTCGTTTGTACCAATTGCAGTGGAGCACA CCGAGAGTTCACTCACCGGGTGAAATCTGTTTCCATGGCTAAATTTACTGCACAAGAAGTCACTGCTCTACAAGGAGGAGGAAATGAG CGTGCTAGAGAAATATTTTTCAAGGAGTGGGATTCTCAGCGCAATCCATACCCTGACAGCGG TAATACGGACAAATTGAGGAATTTCATCAAGCATGTTTACGTGGAGCGGAGATATACAGGAGAAAGAAGCTCTGATAGACCACCGAGGGGAAAG GACGATAAGGATGAACATAGCGAAAATAGAAGATCTGATGGAAATCGGGGTGGTTCAAGAAGTCCACCATACAATGAAAGTTACTCTGACCGTCGGAGTTATAGTGGACGGAGTGATGACAGAAATTCCAGACATTCCTATGGAGAACGTAGTCCTGGCTATGACCAGAATGACTATAAGAAAAGCCCCCGCCACTTTGAAGTTGTCGATGATAGATCTGGGAAAACAACTCCAGTTCAAAGGTTCGAGGACCGCAGGTTTTCTGAACCACGGAAGCCAGAAACTGGGTCTCCAAATTACCAGAGAGAAGCCAACGGATCTAGTCCTCCTGTTGTACGGCCAGTGAGGGAGATATTGGGTGATGATGCTCCTCAACTTCGGATTGGCGAACCTCCAAAGCCGAATGTAGTCAGACCGATTGACCCTCCAAAACCAAATGGAACCAGGACCATTGAGCCTCCACCTCAGGCACAG AGGACATCTACTGCCAGCAGTATTGGTTCTTCCGAGGGGATTTCGGAACAGGCGAAGGCAGCAACTCCAGTCAGTTTAATTGATTTTGGTGCAGATCCTGAACCTACTGCATCTGCCCCGCCATCACAGACAGCCCCTACACCCCAGCAGCAGCCAGTTAGTGCACAGCCTATTAACGCAACAGCGCCGCAACATGTTCTTGAACAAGGCAAAAGTGCTCCATCAGTGAGCGGCGGTGATTGGGCATCTTTTGATGCTTTTGGCCAGCAGCAACAAACACCACAAGCAGGCAGCACCGTAAATCCGCTTGAGTCTGTGCTTGCACAACTATCATTCTCCGAAACACCCTCTGCCTCCAATACGTCAGCCTTTTCAACTTCTGTTGATCCGCAAGCAAATGGAGGACAGTTTTCCATGATAGATCCATCACATTCTTCATTATTTGGTCCACCCGTTGGAATCTCAGGCAATCAG GTCTCAACAGGAATGCCTGTCCAAGGATCTGCAGTTCATCAATCTGCGGTGGCTGCCTCTATGGGTGGTCTTCCATCTCATTTGCCTTCAAATTCTCAAGGAACCAGTGGTATTCAAGAAGCAACGTCTTCTCATGACAGCAAATCCAGTGGGCGGACAGCACTTCCAGTG GATTTCTTTACTTCACTATATCCATCAGCAACTCCAGCAATGCCTGGCTGGCAGAGAGCTCCCCAGTCTGGAATGGGATTTGGTATGCAGTATCCTGCTGCAATG TTGCAGGGAATGCATTCATATCCTCAGGCAGCATTTTCTCAACCTACGTATCAACAACCTACATATCAACAACCTATGTATCAGCAACCTACATACCAACAACCTACGTATCAACAGCCTGTATATCAGCAAAATGCGTATCCCCAACCTGCGAAAGCTTCAAACCCTTTTGACCTCGGAAATGAGGCAGCTCCAATTCAAGCTCACATG TCCCTATCTGGACCACTGGGAGCATCAGCAGGCGCTACTAACCCAACATTAGTTGGTAACTCTAGTTTTGGAGTTCCACCTCAGCAGCCTCAGCAGATGTATCGGCCATCTGTACATCAAA ACCATTACATGATGCAGCATGTTTCAAACAACATGCCTGAGCAGCTACCTAATGGCATGCTTCCAAG GCAACAAGGAGGTGCTGGTTCCCTCGGCATCGGCTATGATCAACAAGCTGCTCCTAGGTATTCCCAGCCAAACACCCCACCTTCCTATGGTGCTGTGGGTGGAAATCCTTTTGGGTAA
- the LOC125543899 gene encoding actin cytoskeleton-regulatory complex protein SLA1 isoform X3 produces MAKFTAQEVTALQGGGNERAREIFFKEWDSQRNPYPDSGNTDKLRNFIKHVYVERRYTGERSSDRPPRGKDDKDEHSENRRSDGNRGGSRSPPYNESYSDRRSYSGRSDDRNSRHSYGERSPGYDQNDYKKSPRHFEVVDDRSGKTTPVQRFEDRRFSEPRKPETGSPNYQREANGSSPPVVRPVREILGDDAPQLRIGEPPKPNVVRPIDPPKPNGTRTIEPPPQAQRTSTASSIGSSEGISEQAKAATPVSLIDFGADPEPTASAPPSQTAPTPQQQPVSAQPINATAPQHVLEQGKSAPSVSGGDWASFDAFGQQQQTPQAGSTVNPLESVLAQLSFSETPSASNTSAFSTSVDPQANGGQFSMIDPSHSSLFGPPVGISGNQVSTGMPVQGSAVHQSAVAASMGGLPSHLPSNSQGTSGIQEATSSHDSKSSGRTALPVDFFTSLYPSATPAMPGWQRAPQSGMGFGMQYPAAMLQGMHSYPQAAFSQPTYQQPTYQQPMYQQPTYQQPTYQQPVYQQNAYPQPAKASNPFDLGNEAAPIQAHMSLSGPLGASAGATNPTLVGNSSFGVPPQQPQQMYRPSVHQNHYMMQHVSNNMPEQLPNGMLPRQQGGAGSLGIGYDQQAAPRYSQPNTPPSYGAVGGNPFG; encoded by the exons ATGGCTAAATTTACTGCACAAGAAGTCACTGCTCTACAAGGAGGAGGAAATGAG CGTGCTAGAGAAATATTTTTCAAGGAGTGGGATTCTCAGCGCAATCCATACCCTGACAGCGG TAATACGGACAAATTGAGGAATTTCATCAAGCATGTTTACGTGGAGCGGAGATATACAGGAGAAAGAAGCTCTGATAGACCACCGAGGGGAAAG GACGATAAGGATGAACATAGCGAAAATAGAAGATCTGATGGAAATCGGGGTGGTTCAAGAAGTCCACCATACAATGAAAGTTACTCTGACCGTCGGAGTTATAGTGGACGGAGTGATGACAGAAATTCCAGACATTCCTATGGAGAACGTAGTCCTGGCTATGACCAGAATGACTATAAGAAAAGCCCCCGCCACTTTGAAGTTGTCGATGATAGATCTGGGAAAACAACTCCAGTTCAAAGGTTCGAGGACCGCAGGTTTTCTGAACCACGGAAGCCAGAAACTGGGTCTCCAAATTACCAGAGAGAAGCCAACGGATCTAGTCCTCCTGTTGTACGGCCAGTGAGGGAGATATTGGGTGATGATGCTCCTCAACTTCGGATTGGCGAACCTCCAAAGCCGAATGTAGTCAGACCGATTGACCCTCCAAAACCAAATGGAACCAGGACCATTGAGCCTCCACCTCAGGCACAG AGGACATCTACTGCCAGCAGTATTGGTTCTTCCGAGGGGATTTCGGAACAGGCGAAGGCAGCAACTCCAGTCAGTTTAATTGATTTTGGTGCAGATCCTGAACCTACTGCATCTGCCCCGCCATCACAGACAGCCCCTACACCCCAGCAGCAGCCAGTTAGTGCACAGCCTATTAACGCAACAGCGCCGCAACATGTTCTTGAACAAGGCAAAAGTGCTCCATCAGTGAGCGGCGGTGATTGGGCATCTTTTGATGCTTTTGGCCAGCAGCAACAAACACCACAAGCAGGCAGCACCGTAAATCCGCTTGAGTCTGTGCTTGCACAACTATCATTCTCCGAAACACCCTCTGCCTCCAATACGTCAGCCTTTTCAACTTCTGTTGATCCGCAAGCAAATGGAGGACAGTTTTCCATGATAGATCCATCACATTCTTCATTATTTGGTCCACCCGTTGGAATCTCAGGCAATCAG GTCTCAACAGGAATGCCTGTCCAAGGATCTGCAGTTCATCAATCTGCGGTGGCTGCCTCTATGGGTGGTCTTCCATCTCATTTGCCTTCAAATTCTCAAGGAACCAGTGGTATTCAAGAAGCAACGTCTTCTCATGACAGCAAATCCAGTGGGCGGACAGCACTTCCAGTG GATTTCTTTACTTCACTATATCCATCAGCAACTCCAGCAATGCCTGGCTGGCAGAGAGCTCCCCAGTCTGGAATGGGATTTGGTATGCAGTATCCTGCTGCAATG TTGCAGGGAATGCATTCATATCCTCAGGCAGCATTTTCTCAACCTACGTATCAACAACCTACATATCAACAACCTATGTATCAGCAACCTACATACCAACAACCTACGTATCAACAGCCTGTATATCAGCAAAATGCGTATCCCCAACCTGCGAAAGCTTCAAACCCTTTTGACCTCGGAAATGAGGCAGCTCCAATTCAAGCTCACATG TCCCTATCTGGACCACTGGGAGCATCAGCAGGCGCTACTAACCCAACATTAGTTGGTAACTCTAGTTTTGGAGTTCCACCTCAGCAGCCTCAGCAGATGTATCGGCCATCTGTACATCAAA ACCATTACATGATGCAGCATGTTTCAAACAACATGCCTGAGCAGCTACCTAATGGCATGCTTCCAAG GCAACAAGGAGGTGCTGGTTCCCTCGGCATCGGCTATGATCAACAAGCTGCTCCTAGGTATTCCCAGCCAAACACCCCACCTTCCTATGGTGCTGTGGGTGGAAATCCTTTTGGGTAA